The Cannabis sativa cultivar Pink pepper isolate KNU-18-1 chromosome 8, ASM2916894v1, whole genome shotgun sequence genomic interval CGAAAACTACTCTTTCGATGCAGCTGTTACATTGGCTAATTTGGCTAGAGCTTGCATTGAAGAAGATTATGCTTTGAGACCAACAGCTGAGGAAGTTGTTGAGAAATTGTCAAGATTAGTTGATGAGGCACCAGAAGGAGAGTGTATTTTGATGAGTGAGAGTTCTTCAAAACCTCTGGTTGAAGCAGCAGCTGCAGACAACATGTGAATAAAATCCAAACAGAACAGAACATGTTATGAATGGTCATTTTCTAATGTTTATTTAGGCTTGTGGTAGTAACTGGTAATTTTCATGTATTGTACAAACTTAGTTAAGAATATGAGTTGCATATAATAAGAAATAGGTTTTAATTATGTATTCtctgtttttgtgaaataatattTGTACTACTTTTTAACTTTGGCCTTGACCATTTCAGTCAAaagacctttttttttttttttaattataggtTACAATTTAAGCTAGCATAAAATATGTTGTTGATCTTCAATTTTATAAGtctattgtatatttttatgaGTGATTTGCTACATCTTCTATCTGTtatgttgtaattatttaattctaacataaattaatttaaataattactgTGAAActtataagaaaaaataattacacatataataaaatatttaagttttatttttgtaaaattatttagattttttttttcaaaaattacaaataattttaaataactacaatatacaagattatgaaaataaaattacactattttttttttcaaaataattaaacaaataaaaaaaatatacttttatatgTAAAAACGCTATTTTTAATGGTTTACTATAAATTTTTTCCAATCTAATATCCGCTATCCAATAATAGAAATAGCCCAccaataagatttcatattatTTATGATAACACTAACAAAAGCATTATAATATATTGATGTGTTGCGTTATGATTGACTAGcagtttttttatattatttattaaattaaattatgtgaAATTTGATATTGATTTGAACCAAAAATCATATACCATCTCTTAATTGGCACTATAAATTTTCCCTTAATATTTCTTTACCCATCACCAATATAAGAAGATGGATTGCACtacttgaaataaaataaagtaccCACCACTCCATGGTACCAAGCAAAAAACCACCACCACTAGATGATTTTTCAGTTAAAGACTTGTTAGGTTACCATTAAGAATCGATCTAGGAaacttattatataatataataatatatattatataataaaaccaAGTCTAGAATCTAGATGTATGAGCAGCACAGAACTTTAGATATAGCTGCCAGAACTATtggagtttttctttttttagggCTGCAAATGATAAAAATGGTTCGCTTCCAATTTCAAATTGTCTTCCGAAGGTACCCTTCGTTGCACTTCCACCAAGAAATTGTTTAAAGTCTTTATTTTTTCCTTACACATTccaaaatgagttttattccaCTTAGCCAAACATCTTCGGGTATTATCCAAGCGGGTAACCAGTTGTAAGCTCTTGGCGCCCCTCACATCTATAGCCCACGCCCTCTGAATAACCTCTTTGCAACCCTCATCTCTAGACCAAGCATCCAAGTATCTGAACGGGGTATGAAACCGCTCCCGGTCTAAGAGGAGGTCCACAACCAAAGGAGCATGATCTGAATCCTTGATAGCAAGGGCACGCACACCAGCCTTCGGATACGTCATCATCCACTCCGGGTCACAGAGCGCTCTGTCAAGTCTCTCTTTGATTAGATCCTGGAATCGCCTCCCGTTTGTCCAAGTGAAGTGATTCCCCACACAACCCAGATCCACTCCTCCCGTGGAATCAAGCAGCTCATTAAGGTCACTTCCATCACTCGCCTCCACTTCCCGGCCCCCAACCTTATCCTGTTGGCCCGAGATAGTGTTAAGATCACCCAGCAAGAGCCAAGGGTGATTCAAAGCAAGAACCTCCAAAGTTCTCTCTTCCCAAAACTCTTTCCTCGCAGCTTTAGTAGGCGGGCCATAGACAAAAAGACAATGCCAAGCAGGACCGTTGAGGACATTAGAAAAGACCACTTTAGTAACATCCACCGAATCCGCCATCACCTGAATATCCACCCCAGCTTTCCAACAAAGACAAGTCCCACCAGCAGACCCAACCGCCTCCACAACCGAGGCACCTCCAAAACCCAAATTTCTCCACACCCCATTCATCCTAGAACCGCTCAGTTTAGTTTCCATCAAGAATAAGACATCCGGATCTTCCCTAGTAACCAAAGCTCGAAGAGCTTTCTTAGCCGACGGACTCCCTAGTCCTCGGCAATTCCACGAAAGGATCTTCATGGGGCTTTGGGGGGCATGAATCGGCCCGCCTCCTCGGCCATAGAAAAATCCTGGATCACAACCCCAGATTCAGCAGCTAGTTTTCCCTCTTTGTGAGTAACACTAGCGTCAGACTCAGTGACTCTAGCATCAGATTCCAAAGACTCAAAACCCCTCTCACCCTGACCTATTTGAACGGCCGGGACCAACTCAGGATCTTTTATGAGATCTCTCACATCATCTCCATCCTTAATCCCTTCAAAAGAACCCTCCACCGATCTCAATGAGTTCAAGAACATCCGAGCTCTCTTGGCTTGTTCCTCACTATCCTCTAGATTGTTCGATTCACCAAGTACATTAACTCCACTAGTCTCAGCAAACACATCTTTGACTcgagttttctcaacaaaaataaGGCAACTATTCCCTCGACTTTCATCCGTGAATTTAGACCCAAAATCCTGATCCGATTCAACTTTCTTACGTTTAGATCCAGCCATATTCCCGGGCTCCTGAGTATTTTTCCCAAAGATAGGATTCTTGGGGATCCCGCGAGGTCCCACAACTCTAGGCTTTTTAAGCTTCTTAATCTTTCCGGAATGCTCCTTGCCCTTCTCCCCATCCTCCCGGTTAGCTCCAAACTTAATCGGCCCCAATTTCTCTTGGAACAACTTTGCAACATGTACCACATGCTGGGAGGGGAATTTAGAAGTGTCCACATAATCGTTATAAGCAACATTGAAGGAGTTATCAGCTCGTTGTGAGACCACCCCTTCCATCCCATCTCTTTCCACTCTAGTATGGCCGCCACTACTAACAGCCGCCGTAACCGGGATAACATGATCCTGGCCATCCTTAAGAGGCATCTCTTCAAGGACCGGGTCAAAATTCTCCAGCCTATTGCGATCATTCAAACTTTCCACTTCCAACAACGCAAAGCCATTCTCCAGTCTTGACCCATCCCGCAACCATGAACCAAACAATGGGATATTTCTCCCATCCTGGACAGTAACCATACGCTTCTTACCAGAACAATCAGTTTCCACATGCCCAATAACTCCACATTTAAAGCAAAAAATAGGCAATTTCTCATATTTAAAAAAACTCCAAACCTTTTTTTGACCATATTCAGGGAGAGAGACACCTGCCAGGAGAGGGACTGCCAGGTTCAACCGCACTTGGAACCTCAAATAGTCATTAAGGATCACACCATTTTTCCTAACCTTGTTCGCCTGAAGAAGCTTACCCATCCGACTTGCCATCTGTTGTATACAGGACTCCGTCAAGAACGGGAGGGGAACGCCCCGTGCCTTGACCCAAATATCCATACTTGAAAGGTCTGCTGATTCCCATTTACCATCCTCCGGAAGAGCAGCCACCAGCAAGAATCCGCTACAGAGATTCCACGGGCCATTGTCTAGCACATACTTAACTTCCTTTGAAGAGCCCAACCGAAAAATGAATGTCCTGGGTTTCACCGTTTGAAACCTCCAGCCAGGGTGGAGTTTCCACAGACCCGAAAGGGCCTTTCGCAAAGTTCCGTTTGAGACCGTCTTCTTCGAGAAGAACCTTCCCACCACCGAATGTGCTATCGTTTCCTTGGCCAGCTCAGTATCTGGGGTGACATCAATGGAGAAGTCGTCCAAACAAAAGTTTTCAGTTTCATGGATGATTTCGTCGACAAGAGGAAGAATATTCATGGCTGCCATTATCAGCTTTCCTGAAAAAGAACCCACGACAAACCCAGAAACGCAGACAAAACCAGACAGAGATGGAACAATAAATTTTTCCTTGAATAGGCAAAGGTGACCGCAGCAAAAATCCACACTAACCTTCGACTGATTCAAAAAGGAAAGGGTATCAAACCCTAAGACACATGGGCTCGTGTCTGTAGGTAGTGGCCCACTACCCATGGCCAATGGTGGCCGGACGACCCGTGCGTCCTCCGTCACTCTTCGCACGGCCCAAACGGGCCCAGAACAGGGGTCTTCGCTTTACACAGTACGGCAACGGAACAGTACGGAGAGCATTTTTGAGAATTTGTGAATTAGATGAGGTGGAAACCCGGTATGCGGAGATTTGGAAGCAGAAATCCAGGGAACTATGGTATCGAGATGGGGATATGAACTCTAAGTTTTTCCATGCTGCTACCGTGATCAAACGCAAGAGGAATTTTATAAATGCTGTTCGATTGAATGATGCGGAGTGGATTGAAGGTAGACAAGCGGTTGGTGAGCATTTTCGGTcaaatttcatgtctattctgTCTTCGGTGTCCCCTGAGGATCCCTTGCTTCACGACTTGGTCTCTCGGTCCATTTCGGAGGATGCTAATCAGCTACTTATTCGGGTTCCCACGGTGGAGGAGATTCGGAAGGTGGTTTGGTCTATGCCCCATCTTAAGGCACCGGGGCCTGACGGAATGCCTGGGAAATTCTTCAAAGATCATTGGGAGACGGTGGGAGGGGATGTGGTGGATACGGTGGTCCAATTCTTTGAAACAGGGGAGTTTGTTAAGGAGATTAACCAAACTTTCATTGTTTTGATCCCCAAAAAGGGAGGAGCTAACTGCTTTGATGAGTTTCGTCCTATTAGTCTGTGCAACTTCACGTATAAAATTATCTCTAAGATTTTGGCGAATCGGTTGCGTCCTCTCCTTCAGGAGATCATTTCGCCTTTTCAATCGGCTTTTGTCCCGGGTAGATGGATCGCTGAGAACAGCATCATGGCCCATGAAATCCTGGATTCTTTTAACAAATTGAAGGGGAGGTCGGGGTTTGTGGGTTTGAAGCTGGACATGTCAAAGGCCTACGATAGGATTGAATGGAGCTTTTTAAAGAAGACCATGGAAGCCTTCGGTTTTGAGACGAGATTTATCCAGATGGTTATGAAATGTATAAACTCTGTGTCCTATTCGATCTTACTTAATGGCGGCCCTTTGAAACAGTTTCGTCCCGGTAGAGGGCTTCGCCAAGGTGACCCTATCTCGCCATACCTGTTCATTCTGTGCAATGAAATCCTTTCTAGGTTGCTCTTGAAGAAAGAAGAGGCTGGTCTTGTTTCGGGGTTCAAGGTTAGTCCTCAGAGCCCGGCCATATCTCATCTCATGTATGCTGACGATCTCTTTATATTTTGCAAAGCTGATATGGGTGAAGTAGGGGCAGTTTTGGATAGCATCCAGGTTTACGGCTCTTGGTCGGGTCAATGCTTGAATGTCCAAAAATCGGCGTACGTTTTTTCGAGAAATGTGGGTGACTCTACTCAGGCTGAGTTGGTTCAGTACTTGGGCTTTCGGAAGTTGTGCAAGGAGGATAGATTCCTTGGGAACCCGATTATCTGGTCGAATAGTAAGGTTAAAGATTTGAAGTTTATCAAGGAAAAGATCTGTTCCAAGATTGAGGGATGGCGGTGTAAACTTCTCTCCCAAGCGGGAAGGTCTACTCTGATCCGAGCCGTGGCCCAGAGTACTCCGGCGTATGCTATGGCGACTTTCCTCTTCCCTAAATCCCTGTGCCATGAGATGGATCAGGCGGTTCGAAAGTTCTGGTGGTTGGGTAATGATAACAAAGATCGTTTCCTGGCGCTCTGTGATTGGAATTCCTTATGCTTACCTTTGGATAAGGGTGGGTTAAATTTTAAGAAGTTTGCTGATATTAATCTTGCTTTGGTCGCAAAACTTGGTTGGAAACTTGCTATGGGGGAGGATTCTCTTTGGTGTAAGGTCTTTAAAGCCAAGTACTGGGGAAATAGGGACCTAACCTTTTGGAATTCTAAGATGCCTAGTAATGCATCCTTTGGTGCTAAGGGTATTATGGCCACGAGAGATCTGATCAGGAATGAATCCTGCTGGCTTATAGCGGACGGAAGCAAGGTTGACTTGTGGAATTCTCCTTGGATACCGTGGTTAGACTGGGACATGTTTAGGGCTGCCTTCAATCCACTTTGTGTTCAGAATTCCATTAAGGTGTCTACTCTACTTAATGAGAATGGGGAATGGTTAGACCGATTGACTCATAGGTGGTTTGTCCCCAGTGTGGCTAGCTCTTTGTCCTTGATAGGGCGGCTGCATACATCGCAGGAAGACCATCTAGTGTGGAAAGATGCCACAAATGGTTTATTCTCTCCGAAAGCGGCGTATAAGTCTATAATCAAATGCCGTTGGGGTGAGACTGATCAGCTTTGGCATCGGATTTGGAAACTCAAAATCACGGAGCGGTTGAGAATGTTCCTTTGGAAACTTTGCCGAGACATAATCCCTTTTGGAAGTCGTCTCCAAAGAATCTTTGGGAATGAAGCTAGATGTATTCTTTGTGGGAAGGATGAGGATTCGGCCCACCACTTGTTCTTTAAATGCCCTCTCGCAAAAGCTGTGTGGTTCGCGAGCAGGTGGGCTCTTCGAAGTGAGATTCTATGGTTTGACTCGCCTAGAAACATGGTTGAATGGCTTCTTTCCCCCGGCTTCCTCCAAGGAGCTGATGATAATGTTTCTGGGGAATTTACTAGGTTCGGGATTTGTTTGTTTGATGTGTTGTGGTCTGCCCGAAACTGTGCCTTCCATGAAAATGTTAATCCTTCTTGGCAGGGAGTCTTAGCTAAGGTGAACCATACGTCTGCTAATCTGCGAATTGCTTGGGATATTCCGAGTGGTACTGGTTCATTGCAGCAGAGTTTGACAGAGATTTACTCTGGAAAGTTGGTGCTGCTGGTTGATGCAGCTTTCAAGGATTTGCGCGCTGCTGCTGGGATTGTTGTGACCATTTCGGAGGGGTCTTTGTTGGAGGCCATGGCTGCCAATTATGCTTCTGATCATGCTTTGGAGGCTGAGATGCGGGCTGTAATTTATGCAGTGAATTGGTGCAAAGGTAGGGATTGGAAGCAGACTGTTTTAGTTTCGGATTGCCAGCTGCTGGTGCACGGCATCCATGCTCGCAGAACACCCGATTGGCGGCTTGCTGGTTTGTTTTGGGAGCTGGTGCAGATGCTGGATGATCTCCCGGAGGTGGAGCTGGTGTGGCATCCTCGAGCTACAGTGCAGGTGGCTCACAAGCTCGCGCGGTGGTCTCTCTCTaatgcattttctggttttttttCTGCTGAGGACTTGGCCCCTCTTGTGGCCATGTAAACCTTGTTTTGTGTTTGTCTCTGTTTTCTGGTATGGTTTTGTCTTTGCTCTGTGACTCTTTGGTTTTGTTTAATGAGAAGGTTTCTccagctaaaaaaaaaaaaaagataaaaatggttaatatatgatattaattcattatta includes:
- the LOC115704382 gene encoding uncharacterized protein LOC115704382, translated to MKILSWNCRGLGSPSAKKALRALVTREDPDVLFLMETKLSGSRMNGVWRNLGFGGASVVEAVGSAGGTCLCWKAGVDIQVMADSVDVTKVVFSNVLNGPAWHCLFVYGPPTKAARKEFWEERTLEVLALNHPWLLLGDLNTISGQQDKVGGREVEASDGSDLNELLDSTGGVDLGCVGNHFTWTNGRRFQDLIKERLDRALCDPEWMMTYPKAGVRALAIKDSDHAPLVVDLLLDRERFHTPFRYLDAWSRDEGCKEVIQRAWAIDVRGAKSLQLVTRLDNTRRCLAKWNKTHFGMCKEKIKTLNNFLVEVQRRVPSEDNLKLEANHFYHLQP